Proteins co-encoded in one Actinomadura luteofluorescens genomic window:
- a CDS encoding carboxyl transferase domain-containing protein translates to MTERVGARDLLCRVLDEGAWTSWDAPPAEAPPPSSAYARDLAAARERSGCDEAVLTGEGRLRGRRVAFVVSEFRFLAGSIGLATADRIVAAVERATAEGLPLLAAPSSGGTRMQEGTAAFVQMARITAAVMAHRAAGLPYLVYLRHPTTGGVFASWGSLGHVTAAEPGALIGFLGPRVYEGLYGEAFPPGVQVAENLAAKGLLDAVVAIDDLAGVASAALDVLCGRPPSAPSPLPGSVPPEGTAWDSIERSRRPDRPGVRELLRHGAADVTPLSGTGQGEAEPGLLLALARFGAAPCVLVGQDRRGQRGGHPLGPAGLRVARRGMRLAAELGLPLVTVVDTPGAVLSADAEEGGLAGEIARCLADLITLPAPTLCLLLGEGTGGAALALLPADRVLVARHAWLSPLPPEGASLIVHRTAARAGEMAEEQGVRSADLLRGGLADALVDERPDAADEPEAFCRRAAAAVERGLSGLAPTGPAARQARYRRGS, encoded by the coding sequence GTGACGGAACGTGTCGGGGCGCGCGATCTGCTGTGCCGGGTGCTGGACGAGGGCGCCTGGACGTCCTGGGACGCTCCGCCCGCCGAGGCGCCGCCCCCTTCCTCCGCGTACGCCCGGGATCTCGCCGCCGCCCGCGAGCGCAGTGGCTGCGACGAGGCCGTCCTGACGGGGGAGGGCCGGCTGCGCGGGCGCCGCGTCGCGTTCGTCGTGTCGGAGTTCCGGTTCCTCGCGGGCTCGATCGGGCTCGCCACGGCCGACCGGATCGTCGCGGCCGTCGAGCGCGCCACCGCCGAGGGCCTGCCGCTGCTCGCCGCGCCCTCCTCCGGCGGCACCCGCATGCAGGAGGGGACCGCCGCGTTCGTGCAGATGGCCCGCATCACCGCCGCCGTCATGGCGCACCGGGCCGCCGGACTGCCCTACCTGGTCTACCTGCGGCATCCGACGACCGGCGGGGTGTTCGCGTCGTGGGGGTCGCTCGGGCACGTGACGGCCGCCGAGCCCGGCGCGCTGATCGGGTTCCTCGGGCCGCGCGTCTACGAGGGCCTGTACGGGGAGGCGTTCCCGCCGGGGGTGCAGGTCGCCGAGAATCTGGCGGCCAAGGGCCTGCTGGACGCCGTGGTGGCCATCGACGACCTCGCCGGTGTCGCGTCCGCCGCACTGGACGTGCTGTGCGGGCGGCCGCCGTCGGCTCCCTCGCCCCTGCCCGGGAGCGTTCCGCCGGAGGGGACGGCGTGGGACTCGATCGAGCGGTCGCGCCGCCCCGACCGTCCGGGCGTGCGTGAACTGCTGCGGCACGGCGCCGCGGACGTGACGCCGCTGTCGGGCACCGGCCAGGGGGAGGCGGAGCCCGGCTTGCTTCTCGCCCTGGCCCGTTTCGGGGCGGCGCCGTGCGTCCTGGTGGGCCAGGACCGGCGCGGGCAGCGCGGCGGCCACCCGCTCGGCCCGGCCGGGCTGCGGGTCGCGCGGCGCGGGATGCGGCTCGCCGCCGAGCTGGGCCTGCCGCTCGTCACCGTGGTCGACACGCCCGGCGCCGTCCTGTCGGCCGACGCGGAGGAGGGCGGGCTCGCGGGCGAGATCGCCCGCTGCCTCGCCGACCTGATCACCCTGCCCGCGCCGACGCTCTGCCTGCTGCTGGGCGAGGGCACGGGCGGGGCCGCGCTGGCGCTGCTGCCCGCCGACCGCGTCCTGGTGGCCCGGCACGCCTGGCTCTCGCCGCTGCCGCCCGAGGGCGCCTCGCTGATCGTCCACCGGACCGCGGCGCGGGCCGGGGAGATGGCCGAGGAGCAGGGCGTCCGGTCGGCGGACCTGCTGCGCGGCGGGCTGGCGGACGCGCTCGTCGACGAGCGCCCGGACGCCGCCGACGAGCCGGAGGCGTTCTGCCGGCGCGCCGCCGCGGCGGTGGAGCGGGGGCTGTCGGGTCTCGCGCCCACCGGCCCGGCCGCCCGCCAGGCGCGCTACCGTCGGGGATCATGA
- a CDS encoding class I SAM-dependent methyltransferase, with amino-acid sequence MTETVSGAYDAVADLYADLFRDALDELHLDRAMITAFASMVPAGPVADLGCGPGRGTALLHGLGLDAFGLDLSPAMIARARADHPHLRFDEGDITALDLPDGGLAGVLSWYSTIHLGPAELPRAFAEFHRVLAPGGLVLLGFQSTDEDEAESFDHKVALAYRRPVDDMAELAVQAGLVEVARLLRRPADNERPVPAGCLLARKP; translated from the coding sequence ATGACCGAGACCGTGTCCGGCGCCTACGACGCCGTCGCCGACCTGTACGCCGACCTCTTCCGCGACGCGCTCGACGAGCTCCATCTGGACCGGGCGATGATCACCGCGTTCGCTTCGATGGTCCCGGCCGGGCCGGTCGCCGACCTCGGCTGCGGCCCCGGCCGCGGGACGGCGCTGCTGCACGGCCTCGGCCTGGACGCGTTCGGGCTCGACCTGTCGCCCGCCATGATCGCCCGGGCCCGCGCCGACCATCCGCACCTGCGCTTCGACGAGGGCGACATCACGGCGCTCGACCTCCCGGACGGCGGCCTGGCTGGCGTCCTGTCGTGGTATTCGACCATCCACCTGGGGCCGGCGGAGCTCCCGCGCGCCTTCGCCGAGTTCCACCGGGTGCTGGCCCCCGGCGGCCTGGTCCTGCTCGGGTTCCAGTCGACCGACGAGGACGAGGCGGAGTCGTTCGACCACAAGGTCGCCCTCGCTTACCGCAGGCCCGTCGACGACATGGCCGAGCTGGCCGTCCAGGCCGGGCTGGTGGAGGTGGCGCGGCTCCTGCGCCGTCCCGCGGACAACGAGCGCCCCGTCCCCGCCGGCTGCCTGCTGGCTCGCAAACCCTGA
- a CDS encoding gamma-glutamyl-gamma-aminobutyrate hydrolase family protein, which produces MRPLIALPARFSASASALRHRAEVASRALVEAVYRAGGEPFLMHPAAPFDPSRLGRCDGVLLPGGGDLHPRHYGAASAHEALYDVDDEQDAFDLALAAHALEAGLPTLAVCRGLQVVNAVLGGTLHQHMEPDHRHRVHPVAVGPGTLLAKTLDAEETAASCYHHQSIAALAPALTSTARAADGTIEAAELANPRAWFLGVQWHPEDTAATDRAQRSLFTALVQASAQR; this is translated from the coding sequence GTGAGGCCCCTCATCGCGCTCCCCGCCCGGTTCTCCGCGAGCGCCTCGGCCCTGCGGCACCGGGCCGAGGTCGCGTCCCGGGCCCTGGTCGAGGCGGTGTACCGGGCGGGCGGCGAGCCGTTCCTCATGCACCCGGCCGCGCCGTTCGACCCGTCCCGCCTGGGGCGCTGCGACGGCGTCCTGCTGCCCGGGGGCGGCGACCTGCACCCCCGGCACTACGGGGCGGCGTCCGCCCACGAGGCCCTCTACGACGTGGACGACGAGCAGGACGCCTTCGACCTCGCCCTGGCCGCCCACGCCCTGGAGGCGGGACTGCCGACCCTCGCCGTCTGCCGCGGGCTCCAGGTGGTGAACGCGGTGCTGGGCGGCACCCTCCACCAGCACATGGAGCCCGACCACCGGCACCGCGTCCACCCCGTGGCGGTCGGGCCCGGCACCCTGCTCGCCAAGACCCTGGACGCCGAGGAGACCGCCGCGTCCTGCTACCACCACCAGTCGATCGCGGCCCTCGCCCCCGCCCTGACCTCCACCGCCCGCGCCGCCGACGGCACGATCGAGGCCGCCGAACTCGCGAACCCGCGGGCGTGGTTCCTGGGCGTCCAGTGGCACCCAGAGGACACCGCCGCCACCGACCGCGCCCAGCGATCCCTCTTCACGGCCCTGGTGCAGGCGTCCGCCCAGCGGTGA